The window aagaatggTGCGTGCTGGGTGAGAAATACCAGAATTTGCGTTCCCAGAGGCACCTTGCTTTTCAACCACAACCCTGAAATTTCTACTCAATGTTAGAATACGTTTCCACGTAAAGACAAATGGTTCTCTGAGCATTCTATTGTTTTAGCCTGCTATCGTGTTATCTTAGGCCTCCATAACGAATACACACCCTTCCAATTCTCCATTAGTCTGTAAACAACTTAGCTTTCAACAAAGTTTACATTTAATGTTGGTCAGTTTGTTTAATGCACATTTGAGAGGTTTTGTGTGCGTTTGTATAAACCTGCTAATCTCTATGAGGAGCGTGTCATCTAGAATACAAGCTGTCATGCTTTACGttgtctctctcctttttatCCAAGTCTATTTGGAAGGATGGGAGACTTTGCAAACGAGAGTACCATCAGTAACTCCAGCGATGCACCCTCCTCCGCGCTGTGCCACCGCGACACCGCAGTGACCCAGCTGGTCTTCCCAGTGCTCTACACGCTCATCTTCCTGCTGGGACTGGCACTGAACAGCCTGGCTATCTGGGCTTTCTTCCACATTCCAAGCACATCGACTTTCATCGTCTACCTGAAAAATACCTTAGTATCTGATTTCATAATGACTCTGATGCTTCCTCTGAAAATCCTAACAGACTCCGGCCTGGGACCGTGGCAACTGAAGGCCTTCGTCTGTCGCTTTTCAGCCGTAATATTTTATGACACCATGTATATCAGCATAGTGCTCCTGGGTCTCATTGCTTTTGATAGGTTTCTCAAGATCGTGAGACCTTTCGGGAAGTTCTGGGTGCAACAAGTGAGCTCAGCGAAGATCCTCGCGGGTCTGGTCTGGCTCTTCTTCCTGGTTCTCTCCGTGCCAAACATGGTCTTATCAAACAAGAAAGCAACACCGCAGTCGGTGAAGAAGTGTGCCTCGCTGAAGAACCACCTTGGACTCAAATGGCACGAAGCTGTCAATCACATCTGTCAGTTTGTCTTC of the Numida meleagris isolate 19003 breed g44 Domestic line chromosome 4, NumMel1.0, whole genome shotgun sequence genome contains:
- the P2RY13 gene encoding P2Y purinoceptor 13, encoding MGDFANESTISNSSDAPSSALCHRDTAVTQLVFPVLYTLIFLLGLALNSLAIWAFFHIPSTSTFIVYLKNTLVSDFIMTLMLPLKILTDSGLGPWQLKAFVCRFSAVIFYDTMYISIVLLGLIAFDRFLKIVRPFGKFWVQQVSSAKILAGLVWLFFLVLSVPNMVLSNKKATPQSVKKCASLKNHLGLKWHEAVNHICQFVFWTVLILMLLFYVIITKKVYESYLKTGKRENKKKQRVKGKVFIIFTVFFFCFAPFHFSRVPYTLSQTTTRLDCRLQNQLFVAKESTLWLAATNTCMDPLIYMLLCKPFLEKILCRKVNTLQRTVHTNPRTELDTGTLAIES